The DNA window ATGATACTCAGTTATTCTCCAAAAACGGCAATCAACGAAACCAAATAAACTTCTCAGATCTTAAATCCGGGCAGAGCGTTAGTATTCAGTTTAAAGGCCCAATATTACAATCATATCCCCCACAAGCATCAGGAAGTCTAGTATTGGTTACCGGATAACACTATAATGTTTAAAGGGAAACATGACCAATTACTACGAGTATTTGCAAATTTGAGAATCAATATTTTGCACCTAAATAATAATTTTTTATGCAATTTTCTCCGCAAGGTTTAAATATAAAATGCACTTAAGTATATCTACTATGCCAAGGTAGCTTAGCGGCGAAGCGGTGGACTGCAGATCCATTACACGGGAGTTCAAATCTCTCCCTTGGCTTGGAAAATTAAATCAATGATTATTTGGGGTTCTCCAAATATTATCATTGGGGTCATAGTGTAATCTGGCTATCATCTGGGACTCCAGTTGTCTTTGAAGAAAGTGCGCACTCTGAAGGAAAGTATGATGACCAATTGGAGTACTGAGGCAAGAGAAATCCTAGGATCTGGGTTCAAATCCCGGTGACCCCATTAACTATTTTTATATTCTATAACTACTTATTCAATCCAAATCCATACGATCTATAGTTGGATATTAAAATTTTCATATTAAATTACTGGGTAGGTGATAAGTTGGAAATTATAGACGATATTGTAATGATTGAAGGAATAGGAAACGATTCTAATGTTTATATCTTTGATGATATTATAGTTGACACTGGAACTGGAAATAACTGTAAATACATCATTGAATCCATATCTAAAGCTGGTCTATCATTGGATGATCTCAGCCTAATCGTGAATACCCACAACCACTACGATCACATGGGGGGTAACAACTGTTTTGATTTAGATGTTGCAATGCATATTGAGGATGCTTTAGCAGTTGAAAATCAGGACAGTAATGCAACTGTGGCAAACATGTTTGGAAGATCAATGGAAGGATTTAAAGTCACTCGCAAACTTAAAGAAGGCGATAAAATACATAATTTCGAAATTCTCCACACTCCTGGCCATACTAAAGGAGGCATATGTCTTTATGATGGTAAAACTTTAATATCTGGAGACACTGTTTTTGCTGGCGGTGGTTTTGGTAGAACAGACCTTGGTGGAAGCGTTGAAGAGATGAAAAATTCATTAAAAAGGCTCAGCCAGCTTGAAGTGCAAAATTTACTGCCAGGCCATGGGCCATGGACTGAGAATGGTTCAGAACATATTAGACTATCGTACCGAATGTTAGTGGGTTAATTTAGATTTCATTATGCTTTATACGCTGTAAAAATTTGGTTAAATACATATTATTTATCCAAATTTTCCTTTAAAAAAATTCTTTTAAAAAAAATAAATTAATTTAAATTAAACAATTTTAAGCAGTGAATAACTTGGTGGTTTTTTTGACTGCATTGCTCTTAACAAGTACTGAAATTCTGTTGCCTCTATTTAGAATATCATCCTTTTTTGGAATGTTGATTTCACCATTTTTGTAGAGGGCTGCAATTATATAATCGTCTGTTGGACTCAGGTCTACTACTTTTTTGCCTATAACATTCTTATTTTCCACTTGAATCTCAAGAAGTTCAGCATTGCCTTGACCAATAATAATCAGATCTGCAATTTTTGGTCGTATAATTAATTTTTCAAGGTAACTTGCTGCCGTGAGTTCCGGGCTTATGACATCGTCAATTCCAACCTTTTTAAACGCATCTTCATGATCTGGGTTGCTGACCCTTGCGATAATCTTTTTTGGATTGTACTCTTTAACTAAAATACTTGATAACAAATTAGCTTCATCATGTCCTGTTGCAGCAACAAAAACATCAGCATCAGATATATTAGCTTCTTCTAGAGTTTTGATATCTGTACCATTACCACAAATTATCAAAGCATCCAATTCACCGGCTGCATTGTTGCATAAATTTGAATCATTCTCTATGAGGGTAACATCATGACCACTTGCTACAAGAGATGCAGCAAGGTTAAGTCCGACTCTTCCGCCCCCCATTATAACTACATACATAGATAAACCCCAAT is part of the Methanobacterium lacus genome and encodes:
- a CDS encoding MBL fold metallo-hydrolase, which translates into the protein MEIIDDIVMIEGIGNDSNVYIFDDIIVDTGTGNNCKYIIESISKAGLSLDDLSLIVNTHNHYDHMGGNNCFDLDVAMHIEDALAVENQDSNATVANMFGRSMEGFKVTRKLKEGDKIHNFEILHTPGHTKGGICLYDGKTLISGDTVFAGGGFGRTDLGGSVEEMKNSLKRLSQLEVQNLLPGHGPWTENGSEHIRLSYRMLVG
- a CDS encoding potassium channel family protein, with translation MYVVIMGGGRVGLNLAASLVASGHDVTLIENDSNLCNNAAGELDALIICGNGTDIKTLEEANISDADVFVAATGHDEANLLSSILVKEYNPKKIIARVSNPDHEDAFKKVGIDDVISPELTAASYLEKLIIRPKIADLIIIGQGNAELLEIQVENKNVIGKKVVDLSPTDDYIIAALYKNGEINIPKKDDILNRGNRISVLVKSNAVKKTTKLFTA